One window of the Natrinema sp. CBA1119 genome contains the following:
- a CDS encoding hemolysin family protein yields the protein MVDVALSAAQLVLALILVVLNGFFVAAEFAFVRIRGTSVDQLVEEGRPGSGTLQEVMTNLDNYLATTQLGITIASLGLGWVGEPAIASLLEPILQPVLPANLIHLVAFAIGFSIITFLHVVFGELAPKTLAIAQTERLSLFLAPPMKAFYYILYPGIVIFNGAANAFTRWLGVPPASETDETLGERELLRVLTQSGEGGDIDVAEVTMIERVFDLDDTVVREVMVPRPDVVSVPADATLSELHSTVLEAGHTRYPVLDANNGDQVVGFVDVKDVLRAEVDNGDAEIVDDIARDILIVPETMAISDLLIQFREDRQQMAAVIDEWGAFEGIATVEDIVEALVGDLRDGFDLDEREPSIRQRDDEGYDIDGGVQLSNVNDALAGDFESEEVETIGGLVLGQLNRAPEPGDRVEVDGHVVEVTSVEGTRISTVWVHEKDLDDPAVD from the coding sequence ATGGTAGACGTTGCGCTCTCGGCGGCACAACTCGTCTTAGCACTGATTCTCGTGGTATTAAACGGCTTTTTTGTTGCTGCAGAGTTCGCCTTCGTTCGAATTCGGGGAACATCGGTCGACCAGCTCGTCGAGGAGGGGCGGCCCGGCTCGGGGACGCTCCAAGAAGTGATGACGAATCTCGACAACTACCTCGCCACGACACAACTCGGCATCACCATCGCCTCACTCGGATTGGGATGGGTCGGCGAACCCGCCATCGCCTCGCTCCTCGAGCCCATACTGCAACCGGTTCTCCCGGCGAATCTCATCCATCTCGTCGCTTTCGCAATCGGCTTTAGTATCATCACGTTTCTCCATGTCGTCTTCGGTGAACTTGCGCCGAAGACGCTCGCAATTGCCCAGACCGAGCGACTCTCACTGTTCCTCGCCCCGCCCATGAAGGCCTTCTATTACATACTCTATCCGGGAATTGTCATCTTCAACGGGGCGGCCAACGCGTTCACGCGGTGGCTCGGTGTGCCACCCGCTTCCGAAACGGATGAGACACTCGGTGAGCGGGAGCTCCTTCGGGTGCTAACACAATCCGGCGAGGGCGGGGACATTGACGTGGCAGAAGTGACGATGATCGAGCGCGTCTTCGATCTTGACGACACCGTGGTGCGGGAGGTCATGGTTCCACGACCGGACGTGGTGAGCGTTCCGGCGGATGCCACACTATCCGAACTTCATTCGACCGTCTTAGAGGCCGGACACACGCGCTATCCGGTGCTTGATGCCAACAACGGTGACCAAGTGGTTGGATTCGTAGATGTCAAGGACGTGCTGCGAGCAGAGGTTGACAATGGGGATGCCGAGATAGTCGATGACATCGCCCGCGACATTCTCATCGTCCCCGAGACAATGGCAATTAGCGATCTCCTGATACAGTTCAGGGAGGATCGACAGCAGATGGCGGCGGTCATCGACGAGTGGGGAGCATTCGAGGGGATTGCAACGGTTGAAGACATCGTGGAGGCCCTCGTCGGAGACCTTCGAGACGGGTTTGATCTCGATGAGCGCGAACCCTCGATACGCCAGCGTGACGATGAGGGATACGACATTGACGGAGGAGTCCAATTGTCGAACGTTAACGATGCTCTGGCTGGGGACTTCGAAAGCGAGGAGGTCGAAACGATCGGTGGACTGGTGCTCGGGCAACTCAATCGTGCGCCAGAACCTGGCGACCGCGTCGAGGTCGACGGTCACGTCGTTGAGGTAACGAGCGTCGAGGGGACCCGAATTTCGACGGTATGGGTCCATGAAAAAGATCTCGATGATCCAGCGGTGGACTGA
- a CDS encoding class I SAM-dependent methyltransferase, whose amino-acid sequence MKAAVRTNFDDSVSAYDAYEQRTGRFTALAKLLATELSARADNPVNAVLDAGAGTGVSTRVFAERAQRTVALDISREMLRKLKAAPRIEADFDHLPFVDNSFDGVAFTASLFLVPDPAVAAREAARVLRPDGVVGAVAPLGWVDADGTDVFADLERESRSPTGADAVEAALANEVTVTTGTWCFATTAEDVRRFHAIPAMAARLYPRLTVDERVTKARALLAGLEGTVEQRWRWIVGVAE is encoded by the coding sequence ATGAAGGCCGCCGTCCGGACGAACTTCGACGACAGCGTCTCCGCCTACGACGCCTACGAGCAGCGAACCGGCCGGTTCACCGCCCTCGCAAAACTGTTGGCCACCGAACTGTCGGCTCGAGCGGACAACCCCGTCAACGCCGTCCTTGACGCCGGTGCCGGTACTGGCGTGAGCACGCGCGTCTTCGCCGAGCGGGCACAGCGAACGGTCGCGCTGGACATCAGCCGCGAGATGCTGCGCAAACTCAAGGCTGCGCCGCGGATCGAGGCAGACTTCGATCATTTGCCGTTCGTCGACAACTCATTTGACGGCGTCGCGTTTACCGCGTCGCTCTTTCTCGTCCCCGATCCTGCAGTCGCGGCGCGGGAGGCTGCCCGCGTCCTGCGTCCGGACGGGGTCGTCGGTGCCGTCGCGCCGCTTGGTTGGGTCGATGCCGACGGAACGGACGTTTTCGCGGACCTCGAGCGGGAGTCGCGGTCGCCAACGGGCGCAGATGCGGTCGAAGCGGCGCTCGCCAACGAGGTTACCGTCACCACGGGTACCTGGTGCTTTGCGACGACGGCCGAGGACGTTCGGCGTTTCCACGCGATTCCAGCGATGGCGGCGCGTCTCTATCCGAGACTCACCGTCGACGAGCGCGTCACGAAGGCACGTGCGTTGCTCGCAGGCCTCGAAGGCACCGTCGAACAGCGGTGGCGATGGATCGTCGGCGTCGCGGAGTAG
- a CDS encoding acyl-CoA synthetase — MTRGQRLDAYHFYEDDWDSYEQLHEAFEWDVPDRFNMATYLCDRWADDKSRVALFAADAAGTEETYTFWQMRNVTNRLANYLRAQGVEEGDRVGVNAPQRPETVFAHLAAWKLGAMSVPLSTLFGPDAIEYRLDDCDAVAAVVDESNIGNFREARESLPALDTTLTVGDVTPDKAAGEAAFWDAIDDRSREFDTVETDAEDDAILIYTSGTTGDPKGVRHAQRLILGHLPLFVTTFGNMDLQEGDVFWTPAEWAWIASLFDVVMPALYYGKPVVAYNGGQFDPAAAFQIIEQYGVSNFFAPPTALRMMMQVEDTDRFDVGTLRTIASGGESLGQSIVDWAQDTFGDTAVHEGYGQTEANMLIGDCTALTEFREGYIGRAGPGHEVTIVDPETAEPTVETGETGEIAVRYENNPVCFVEYWNKPEKTSGKVRNGWLLTEDLGQMDEDGYVAFVGRKDDVIISAGYRIGPEEVEDSVAGYEAVADAAVIGVPDDERGEVPKAFVVLTTDAEPSDDLRESIRQHVRDRLAKYEYPREIEVVDELPKTATGKVRRASLRDREGI, encoded by the coding sequence ATGACACGAGGACAACGCTTGGACGCGTACCACTTCTACGAGGACGACTGGGACAGTTACGAGCAGTTACACGAGGCGTTCGAGTGGGACGTACCCGATCGATTCAATATGGCGACGTATCTGTGTGATCGGTGGGCCGACGACAAGAGCCGCGTCGCACTGTTCGCCGCGGATGCGGCGGGTACCGAGGAGACGTACACGTTCTGGCAGATGCGAAACGTGACGAACCGACTGGCGAACTACTTGCGGGCACAGGGCGTCGAAGAGGGCGATCGGGTTGGCGTGAACGCACCGCAGCGGCCGGAGACGGTATTCGCTCATCTCGCCGCCTGGAAACTCGGTGCGATGTCGGTCCCCCTCTCGACGCTTTTTGGCCCCGACGCTATCGAGTACCGACTCGACGACTGCGATGCCGTCGCGGCCGTCGTCGACGAATCCAATATCGGGAACTTCCGGGAGGCCCGTGAGTCGCTGCCAGCCCTCGATACCACGCTGACCGTCGGTGACGTCACGCCGGACAAGGCGGCCGGTGAAGCAGCCTTCTGGGACGCCATCGACGACCGCTCTCGAGAGTTCGACACCGTCGAGACGGACGCCGAGGACGACGCGATTCTCATCTACACGTCCGGGACGACCGGCGATCCGAAGGGCGTGCGCCACGCCCAGCGACTGATACTCGGACACCTGCCGCTTTTCGTCACGACCTTCGGAAACATGGACCTACAGGAGGGCGACGTGTTCTGGACGCCCGCCGAGTGGGCCTGGATCGCGTCCCTGTTCGACGTGGTAATGCCCGCCCTTTACTACGGGAAGCCGGTCGTCGCCTACAACGGGGGGCAGTTCGACCCCGCAGCGGCCTTCCAAATCATCGAACAGTACGGCGTCTCGAACTTCTTCGCGCCACCGACCGCCCTGCGCATGATGATGCAAGTCGAGGACACCGATCGGTTCGACGTTGGGACGCTCAGAACCATCGCCAGCGGCGGCGAGTCGCTGGGCCAGTCCATCGTCGACTGGGCACAGGACACCTTCGGGGACACCGCTGTCCACGAGGGCTACGGTCAGACCGAGGCGAACATGCTCATCGGCGACTGCACCGCCCTGACGGAGTTCCGCGAGGGCTATATCGGCCGCGCTGGCCCCGGTCACGAGGTGACAATTGTCGATCCCGAGACAGCCGAACCGACCGTCGAGACTGGTGAGACCGGCGAAATCGCCGTTCGGTACGAGAACAACCCCGTCTGTTTCGTGGAGTACTGGAACAAACCGGAGAAGACGTCAGGAAAAGTACGAAACGGCTGGCTGCTCACCGAGGATCTCGGGCAGATGGACGAGGACGGCTACGTGGCGTTCGTAGGACGGAAAGACGACGTAATCATCTCCGCGGGTTACCGTATCGGCCCGGAAGAAGTCGAGGACAGCGTCGCCGGCTACGAGGCCGTCGCTGACGCCGCGGTGATCGGCGTTCCCGACGACGAGCGCGGGGAGGTGCCGAAAGCGTTCGTGGTGCTGACCACCGACGCCGAACCGAGCGACGATCTACGAGAGTCGATCCGTCAGCATGTCCGCGACCGCCTTGCGAAGTACGAGTACCCGCGCGAAATCGAAGTTGTCGACGAACTTCCCAAGACCGCCACCGGCAAAGTCCGGCGGGCCTCGCTGCGAGACCGTGAGGGGATCTGA
- a CDS encoding acetyl-CoA carboxylase: protein MTTEHIESPMPGVFYTRPDPDEATFADEGDEVAEGDVVGLVGVMKNFHDITAPADGTIIEVIAENEQEVDAGDELLVLETN, encoded by the coding sequence ATGACGACAGAACACATCGAATCGCCGATGCCCGGCGTCTTCTACACGCGACCGGATCCGGACGAAGCAACGTTTGCCGACGAAGGTGACGAGGTCGCCGAGGGGGATGTCGTCGGATTGGTCGGTGTCATGAAGAACTTCCACGATATCACGGCCCCTGCGGACGGAACGATCATCGAAGTCATCGCGGAAAACGAACAGGAAGTCGACGCCGGTGACGAACTCCTGGTTCTCGAGACCAACTGA
- a CDS encoding allophanate hydrolase subunit 1: MSEKTITRQELQSPRYEYGGDDWVFVELAEAMSFDANFKAQAITQEIRQNSLEGLIEVAPSNASYLIQFDPSVLHPDELIDELKSLEEEIDVSEYQWEARVFDIPVFYDDPWTHETLMDFRERHQDPDVTDLEYSAELNGFDSVEAFIDHHSGAPHMVTMIGFVPGLPFCFQMVPHDEQIEVPKYEQPRTATPSRAIGFGGAFTAIYPVPGAGGYQLYGRTPVEVLDVDQELSAFEDSMVLPNPGDILNFRQIDRDEYDAIRSEVEDGTYQYNYDRVEFETQAFFDDPHGYNEQLLEVLD; encoded by the coding sequence ATGAGTGAGAAAACGATAACCAGACAGGAGCTTCAGTCTCCGCGATACGAGTACGGGGGGGACGACTGGGTGTTCGTCGAACTCGCCGAAGCGATGAGTTTCGACGCGAACTTCAAAGCACAGGCGATCACACAGGAGATTCGGCAGAACAGTCTCGAGGGACTCATCGAGGTCGCACCGTCGAACGCCTCCTACCTGATCCAGTTCGATCCGAGCGTACTTCACCCGGACGAACTGATCGATGAGCTGAAATCGCTCGAGGAGGAGATCGATGTCTCGGAGTACCAGTGGGAGGCACGGGTGTTCGATATTCCCGTTTTTTACGACGATCCGTGGACTCACGAGACACTGATGGACTTCCGAGAACGCCATCAAGACCCGGACGTGACGGATCTCGAGTACTCCGCAGAACTCAACGGCTTCGATTCCGTCGAGGCGTTCATCGACCACCACTCCGGCGCGCCGCACATGGTGACGATGATCGGCTTCGTTCCCGGGCTTCCCTTTTGCTTCCAAATGGTTCCACACGACGAGCAGATCGAGGTGCCGAAGTACGAGCAGCCGCGGACGGCGACACCGAGCCGCGCGATCGGGTTCGGTGGCGCGTTCACCGCGATCTATCCCGTCCCCGGGGCCGGCGGCTATCAGCTCTACGGTCGAACTCCCGTCGAGGTGTTAGACGTCGACCAGGAGCTGTCGGCGTTCGAAGACTCGATGGTACTTCCGAACCCGGGAGACATCCTCAACTTTCGGCAGATCGATCGCGATGAGTACGATGCAATCCGTTCGGAGGTCGAAGACGGGACCTACCAGTACAACTACGATCGGGTCGAGTTCGAGACACAGGCGTTCTTCGACGATCCACACGGATACAACGAGCAGCTTCTGGAGGTGCTCGACTGA
- a CDS encoding biotin-dependent carboxyltransferase family protein encodes MRILDGGLVTTVQDTGRYGHYHIGMPPSGAMDQFAHKVGNWLVGNDESDATLEMTYMGADIEFEEDTVFAVTGADMDPSLEDEPIPTWTAVQGEAGDTLSFEFATEGARAYLAIAGGIDIEPVMGSRATYTLIGIGGHEGRSLEEGDELPIGESSADTDELLGTSIDETDRPDYSQSEINVVMGLCDYRLTDEGRQRFLDADWNVSDEADRVGYRFEGPDITDMFEEREQPFGAGTDVTNVVDLGYPVGSIQMAGQPIILMRDAVTGGGYVTVGTVVSPERDALAQCRTHSTVDFNAVDIEEALEIRQERDARLESIQESL; translated from the coding sequence ATGCGTATTCTCGACGGTGGACTCGTCACAACCGTTCAGGATACTGGCCGTTACGGACACTATCACATCGGAATGCCACCCTCCGGCGCGATGGACCAGTTCGCCCACAAAGTCGGCAACTGGCTCGTCGGGAACGACGAATCGGATGCAACCCTCGAGATGACCTATATGGGTGCGGACATCGAGTTCGAGGAAGACACCGTCTTCGCCGTCACCGGTGCAGATATGGATCCATCCCTCGAGGACGAACCAATCCCGACGTGGACTGCCGTCCAGGGCGAGGCTGGCGACACCCTCAGCTTCGAGTTCGCTACGGAAGGCGCACGCGCGTATCTCGCAATCGCCGGTGGGATCGATATCGAGCCGGTGATGGGAAGTCGTGCGACGTACACCCTGATCGGAATCGGCGGCCACGAGGGTCGGTCGCTCGAGGAGGGTGACGAACTCCCGATCGGTGAATCGTCAGCGGACACCGACGAACTACTCGGTACTTCGATCGACGAGACGGATCGGCCGGATTACTCCCAGAGCGAGATCAACGTCGTGATGGGGCTCTGTGACTATCGGCTTACCGACGAAGGCCGACAGCGGTTCCTCGACGCCGACTGGAACGTTTCCGACGAGGCCGACCGGGTCGGCTACCGGTTCGAGGGGCCGGATATCACCGATATGTTCGAAGAACGCGAGCAGCCCTTCGGTGCCGGAACGGACGTCACCAACGTCGTCGACCTCGGCTATCCCGTCGGCTCCATCCAGATGGCCGGCCAACCAATTATTCTGATGCGAGACGCCGTCACGGGTGGCGGCTACGTGACCGTCGGAACCGTGGTGAGTCCCGAGCGCGATGCACTCGCCCAGTGTCGAACGCACAGTACCGTCGATTTCAACGCCGTTGACATCGAAGAAGCGCTCGAGATTCGTCAGGAGCGAGACGCCCGTCTCGAAAGCATTCAGGAGTCGTTGTAG
- a CDS encoding acetyl/propionyl/methylcrotonyl-CoA carboxylase subunit alpha — protein sequence MIDKVLVANRGEIAVRVVQAAKELGIETVAVYSDADETAKHVRRADEAAHVGSSVAGKSYLDQESLLDAAAETGADAIHPGYGFLAENESFARRVEESEFSWIGPPSDVMADFGEKTKARAIMDAAGVPIVPGTDEPIDDPDQVKDFAEEHGYPVAIKADGGGGGRGLKVVTGPEEAEEAFTNAKREGEAYFDNDAVYVERFLENPRHIEVQVIGDSHGTVRHLYERDCSVQRRQQKLVEETPSPVLDEETREELCEAARSGVAEAGYSSAGTVEFLYEDGDFYFLEVNARIQVEHTITEAVTGIDIVKEQFRVAAGEELSFEQSEVDSRGVAMEFRINAEDPSEEFNPTPGTLETYRPPTGMGVRVDDGVNEGDRISPFYDSLVGKFIVTAQDRQEVLERSKRVLEETMIEGISTTIPFHLAVLDDDVFVESDHTTKYLDQQFEGVTESE from the coding sequence ATGATTGACAAAGTACTCGTCGCGAACCGAGGCGAAATAGCAGTCCGCGTGGTACAGGCAGCGAAGGAACTTGGAATCGAGACGGTCGCCGTTTACAGCGACGCCGACGAAACAGCGAAACACGTTCGCCGCGCCGACGAGGCCGCTCACGTGGGATCCTCGGTCGCCGGCAAGAGCTATCTCGATCAGGAGTCGTTGCTGGACGCAGCAGCCGAAACTGGGGCCGATGCGATCCATCCGGGCTACGGGTTCCTTGCGGAAAACGAGTCGTTCGCCCGTCGGGTCGAGGAGTCCGAGTTCAGCTGGATCGGGCCCCCGTCGGACGTGATGGCCGACTTCGGTGAAAAGACGAAAGCACGAGCCATTATGGACGCGGCGGGCGTCCCGATCGTTCCAGGAACGGACGAACCGATCGACGATCCCGACCAGGTGAAAGACTTCGCCGAGGAACACGGCTACCCGGTCGCGATCAAGGCGGACGGCGGTGGCGGCGGTCGCGGGCTGAAAGTCGTTACCGGTCCCGAGGAGGCCGAGGAGGCGTTCACAAACGCCAAACGTGAGGGCGAGGCGTACTTCGACAACGACGCTGTCTACGTCGAGCGCTTCCTCGAGAACCCACGCCATATTGAGGTTCAGGTCATCGGCGACAGCCACGGGACCGTCCGCCATCTCTACGAACGCGACTGCTCGGTACAGCGTCGTCAGCAGAAACTCGTCGAGGAGACGCCCTCGCCCGTCCTCGACGAAGAGACGCGGGAGGAACTCTGTGAAGCCGCCAGATCGGGCGTTGCCGAAGCCGGTTACAGCAGCGCCGGCACCGTCGAGTTCCTCTACGAGGACGGTGATTTCTACTTCCTCGAGGTGAACGCTCGGATCCAAGTCGAACACACGATCACTGAAGCGGTGACGGGCATCGATATCGTCAAAGAACAGTTCCGCGTCGCTGCAGGTGAGGAATTATCGTTCGAACAGTCCGAAGTCGACTCTCGAGGTGTTGCGATGGAGTTCCGTATCAACGCCGAAGATCCCTCCGAGGAGTTCAATCCGACACCGGGAACGCTCGAAACGTATCGACCGCCGACGGGAATGGGAGTCCGCGTCGACGACGGTGTCAACGAAGGCGACAGGATCAGTCCGTTCTACGATTCACTCGTCGGAAAATTCATTGTTACCGCACAGGACCGTCAAGAGGTACTCGAACGCAGCAAGCGAGTCCTCGAGGAGACAATGATAGAGGGGATCTCGACAACAATCCCGTTTCATCTCGCAGTTCTCGATGACGACGTGTTCGTCGAGAGCGATCACACGACGAAATATCTCGATCAACAGTTCGAAGGGGTAACCGAGTCCGAGTAG
- a CDS encoding LamB/YcsF family protein, with product MTAIDINCDMGESFGNWTMGRDAEVMPYVTSANIAGGYHAGDPHVMRETVALAAEHDVGIGIHPGLPDKMGFGRRSMDATPEEVRDYVVYQLGALMAFANRHGASVQHVKPHGAMYSMLSESEAHCRAVMEALLEVDPTLVYLATDMNIYEVAQEYDELDAVFEGYVDLDYNPDRTLIVEKEVEPKDPDLVADRVISIATRGEVEAVDGTVIDVPASSICIHGDGPNSVELLETIHERLEAEGIERARLDELV from the coding sequence ATGACTGCAATCGATATTAACTGCGACATGGGTGAGAGCTTCGGCAACTGGACGATGGGGCGCGACGCCGAGGTGATGCCGTACGTCACCTCTGCGAACATCGCTGGCGGCTACCACGCAGGTGACCCACACGTTATGCGTGAAACCGTCGCGCTCGCTGCGGAACACGATGTCGGGATCGGGATCCATCCCGGTCTCCCGGACAAGATGGGGTTCGGTCGCCGGTCGATGGACGCGACGCCCGAAGAAGTGCGCGACTACGTCGTTTATCAGTTGGGCGCGTTGATGGCGTTCGCGAATCGTCACGGGGCGAGCGTCCAACACGTCAAACCGCACGGCGCGATGTACTCGATGCTCTCCGAAAGTGAGGCTCACTGCCGTGCCGTCATGGAAGCGCTTCTCGAGGTCGATCCTACTCTCGTCTATTTGGCAACCGATATGAACATCTACGAGGTCGCCCAGGAGTACGACGAGTTAGATGCCGTCTTCGAAGGGTACGTCGATCTCGACTACAACCCCGACCGCACGCTGATCGTCGAGAAAGAAGTCGAACCGAAAGACCCGGACTTGGTCGCAGATCGGGTCATTTCCATCGCGACGCGGGGCGAGGTTGAGGCCGTCGATGGAACAGTAATCGACGTTCCCGCGTCATCGATCTGTATCCACGGTGACGGGCCGAACTCGGTCGAACTGCTCGAGACGATCCACGAACGACTCGAGGCCGAAGGGATTGAACGAGCTCGTCTCGACGAACTCGTGTGA
- a CDS encoding glycosyltransferase, protein MPETTATDDTVNVLQVCTYYYPFTGGIQNIVRSLVTGIDSVTFRVLTSQPRGRGSVDEDDGTKIIRTGSLGNVKSTPISPTFPYRLRQQLAWADIVHYHLPFPLGPVSHLLNRTGDVPVVVTFHDDIIGKEPFIYPYNPILDRVLSEAQAIIVSSPNMRETCARISKFEEKATVIPLGIDVQETEIEPRTLDGNTLLFVGRLVEFKGVRYLISAMKGLDASLSIVGKGPARCSLERHAALEGVSHKVTFEGFVSDDRLEQLYRDANVFVLPSVGENESFGIVQLEAMSHGLPVINTALPTGVPFVSVDGKTGFTVPPGNPDRIAEAARTLFEDSDRYRRYSINAQRRVRSKFDRERMLEKTVEVYRDVL, encoded by the coding sequence ATGCCAGAGACCACAGCAACTGACGACACGGTCAACGTCTTGCAGGTGTGTACGTACTACTACCCGTTTACCGGGGGCATACAGAATATCGTTCGAAGCCTGGTTACCGGGATCGATTCCGTTACGTTTCGCGTTCTCACATCACAGCCTCGCGGACGGGGCAGCGTCGACGAGGATGACGGAACGAAGATCATTCGTACCGGGAGCCTCGGGAACGTCAAATCGACACCGATCAGTCCGACGTTCCCGTATCGACTGCGCCAACAGCTTGCATGGGCAGATATCGTCCACTACCATCTGCCGTTTCCGCTCGGTCCGGTGAGCCATCTTCTCAACCGAACAGGTGACGTTCCGGTCGTCGTGACGTTTCACGACGATATAATCGGAAAGGAACCATTCATTTATCCGTACAATCCGATACTCGATCGGGTCCTCAGTGAGGCGCAAGCCATCATCGTCTCCTCACCGAACATGAGAGAGACGTGTGCTCGGATCTCGAAATTCGAGGAGAAAGCGACGGTCATTCCGCTCGGTATCGACGTTCAGGAGACGGAAATCGAGCCTCGGACACTCGACGGAAACACGCTCCTGTTTGTTGGACGGCTGGTGGAGTTCAAAGGGGTGAGATACCTCATCTCGGCGATGAAAGGCCTCGATGCATCGCTCTCGATCGTCGGAAAAGGGCCCGCCCGATGTTCGCTCGAGCGGCATGCAGCGCTGGAGGGGGTTTCGCACAAGGTGACGTTCGAGGGGTTCGTCTCGGACGATCGGTTGGAACAGCTGTATCGCGACGCAAACGTTTTCGTCCTTCCGTCGGTCGGAGAAAACGAATCGTTCGGCATCGTTCAACTCGAGGCGATGAGTCACGGGCTCCCGGTCATCAACACTGCGCTTCCGACCGGCGTCCCCTTCGTTAGCGTCGACGGGAAAACCGGATTCACCGTTCCCCCCGGAAACCCTGACCGAATCGCCGAGGCTGCGAGAACACTGTTCGAAGATTCCGATCGATATCGGCGCTATTCGATCAATGCACAACGGCGCGTCCGCAGCAAGTTCGACCGTGAGCGGATGCTCGAGAAAACCGTCGAGGTCTATCGCGATGTGCTGTGA
- a CDS encoding O-antigen ligase, which yields MSAALLITLFVFVVPSAAIVTDISVTRLLIAAATTYVLAIYSMKIVFEGICAATIVLAVFNITAVVTGSHIGGRQIRIVDVLLVGTLCCLLVRQQYDSLSNLGNSGRLTIGSFLLFVLWTFLAGVVGNGPSSTEAFLYAQTQLRYGLLLITAALLVGTTDVRSVIYPLVYALGGALVFAVDEVFSGKSGYPSHLGVLGVELQQIWPAPSLTSFPVDSTVLYVGPPIGQSRIMVGMAIFFIPLVVAAVAQSRVHTALSVAGSLGIVSVLASSSHSGMLAMYAVIGIVLLYWFYRVLGRYGLYRARSMLVPLSVLIGATVIAWTIAATAAGRDEILLIRTNNLNVRLRQYAAAIDIAARYPVFGIGGGENFERVVNSRWGVHNLFLANLVATGVPGFLTYVISVTTATWIGIQQLVRCPVDEKWIWVGILAAMVGFYTYSFWTIAFQRESLNAIYWILAGSVVGASWRATSRDH from the coding sequence GTGTCTGCAGCGCTCTTGATCACCCTGTTCGTTTTCGTTGTCCCGTCAGCGGCGATCGTGACGGACATCTCTGTAACGCGGTTACTCATCGCGGCAGCCACAACGTACGTCCTCGCGATATACTCGATGAAGATCGTCTTTGAGGGGATCTGCGCCGCAACGATCGTACTCGCAGTGTTCAACATCACTGCCGTCGTGACCGGTTCCCATATCGGGGGTCGTCAAATACGCATCGTCGACGTGCTGTTGGTGGGTACGCTGTGTTGTCTCCTCGTCCGGCAGCAGTACGATTCCCTCTCGAACCTGGGCAACAGCGGCCGGCTGACTATCGGCTCGTTCCTGCTCTTCGTGCTCTGGACGTTTCTCGCGGGCGTTGTCGGGAACGGCCCGTCGAGTACTGAGGCATTTCTCTACGCACAAACGCAGCTTCGGTACGGGCTATTGCTCATCACGGCGGCATTGCTCGTCGGAACGACCGACGTTCGGTCCGTTATCTATCCGCTCGTGTATGCACTCGGCGGTGCGCTCGTTTTTGCTGTCGACGAAGTGTTCTCCGGAAAGAGCGGATATCCGAGTCACCTCGGCGTTCTCGGAGTCGAATTGCAACAAATATGGCCAGCACCCTCGCTCACATCGTTCCCGGTCGATTCGACGGTACTCTACGTTGGCCCACCCATTGGCCAGAGTCGTATCATGGTCGGGATGGCTATCTTTTTTATCCCGCTGGTCGTCGCAGCAGTGGCGCAGTCCCGCGTACACACGGCACTCTCAGTAGCCGGTTCGCTCGGCATCGTGAGCGTTCTCGCAAGTAGTTCGCATTCGGGAATGCTCGCTATGTATGCGGTCATCGGTATCGTTCTGCTATACTGGTTCTACCGTGTTCTCGGACGCTACGGACTGTATCGAGCCCGGTCGATGCTCGTCCCCCTCTCGGTACTCATCGGAGCGACCGTGATCGCCTGGACTATTGCTGCAACTGCAGCGGGAAGAGATGAGATACTGTTGATTCGGACGAATAATCTAAACGTCCGTCTGAGACAGTATGCGGCCGCTATCGATATCGCCGCTCGGTATCCGGTGTTCGGTATCGGCGGCGGGGAAAACTTCGAACGAGTAGTTAACAGCCGATGGGGCGTTCACAACCTGTTCCTGGCAAATTTGGTCGCAACGGGCGTTCCGGGCTTTTTGACGTACGTGATCAGCGTGACAACTGCTACCTGGATCGGGATACAACAGCTCGTACGGTGCCCCGTTGACGAGAAATGGATATGGGTTGGGATCCTTGCCGCGATGGTCGGATTTTACACCTATTCGTTCTGGACGATCGCGTTCCAGCGGGAATCGTTGAATGCGATCTACTGGATACTGGCTGGAAGCGTGGTCGGGGCGTCGTGGAGAGCAACCAGTCGCGACCACTGA